aactggaccactatcttacatcatatataaaaataaattcaaatagattaaagacttgaacgttaagacctgaagccataaaactcctagaagaaaagatgggcagtaagctctttgacatcagtcttagcagTATTGCTTTGAACCAATCTCCTCAGACAACGGcaacaaaagcttaaaaaaaaaaaaaaaactaaatacaattacattaaactaaaaagcttttgcagagtgaaggaaaccatcaacaaaacagaaaggcaacctactgaatgggagaagatatttgcaaatcacacatctgataaaggattaacaGCCAAAATATATAGTTACacagtatcaaaaaaaaaaaaaacctatgaaaaaatgggcagaggacttgaaaagatatttccaaagacaacatatagctggccaacagacacatgagaaggtgctcaacgtcactaattaaccatcaggaaagtgaaaatcaaagccataatgagatactacctcacacctgttagaatagctattatcaaaaagaaaaaaagacaaaaaataacaactgttgggagaggatgtggacaaagtgtggagaggatgtggagaaaaaggaactctcctACACtattgctgggaatgtaaattggtgcagttactatggaaaacaatatggaagatcctcaaaaaattaaaagcagaactaCAATCCTGTAATTCCACTTCCtggtatttatctgaagagaatgaaaacaccaaatgaaagaaatacatgcacccctatgttcactgcagtattatttacaatagccaagatatggacacaacccaagtgtccatcaatagatgaatgggtaaagacaGATGTGATAAATATAAActatgaaatattacacagccataaagaatgaaatcttgccattctcgacagcatggatggacctagtgggtattatgctaagtgaaataagtcataaagaaaaagccaaatatgTACAACTTCTCCTGTATGTGGAATcgaaataacaaaacaaaacagaaaaaaactcaCAGGTATAGGAAACAATTACTTACcagagggggcaggggctggggagcggaagaaacaggtgaagagaattaagaggcacaaacttcctgattaaataaataagtcatggggaggTTATTAAGCACTGCGTAGGGAATAGAGTCAACCATACCTTTGTAACTTTGTACGGTGACCATGACAACAGACTTATCCTGTGGCTCATttcttaatgtataaaaatatcgaATCACTATGacgtgcacctgaaactaactgGATACTGAATATCAAGttagttcaattaaaaaacaaaaacaacactcCTCACAGCAAATTttctctccaccctctccccacacctcgAAACCTTATTGTCCCAGTCTCTTCCTTACCCATCCACAGCCTGCATgccttctttccatttcctctccaCTCTTCCCAAACCCCATTTGTCACCCTTGTGCAGGCTCCAATCCCTTTAGCCTCAGAATTCCCAAAGCTCTTCCTTTCTCGGACCCCGACTTGACCTCCACCACCTCCCTTCTCAAGCCTCCAGGCCCCTAACCCCTCCTCCAACACCCTCTCACGCCCCCACGTCCCACCTGCACTCTCCGCCGCTTCAGCGCCGCCGCGTCCAGCCACACGCCGCAGGCCTCTTCCTCTGGGCCTCTCCGCCTCATGGCCGCTGCCGACACCCAGCCAACAAGTCGCCCGGCTCCGGTTCCCGCCGCCTCACGGAGGGGCTGTAACGGCCTTCACGGACGTTCGGATCTCGCGCCAACGCCGGGGGCGGAGCTACGCCGCGGCCGCCGACGCAGGCACCGCCCCAGCCCGAGCACCGCCCCTTACTCTCCGCCCCTGGCTTCACAGGGTCGTCTGGTGGGTGGAGCAGTTTCCGGTTTACTAAGGCCTTCAAGTCCCTTGTGATCTTCTAATTCCAGAGTCGCTGTCCCGCGACTAGACTGTGTGAACGTGTTCGGAACATTGCATAAGGAATATGCATTTCTTTTCGCTAAGATATTTGCACTTTCTTGCTGTAAACATAACTACCCCGGACTCATGGTTTTCCAGTCTCACAGCTGCATCCTCTCAGTCATCCCAAAAGGAAGGGTGGAGCCCAGGCTGCGGTCCGCCAGCTCCAAAGCCGCTGTCCCCAGCACTACCCTAAGTGGTAACCCTACACTCGAGTTTATGAATtacttttgaaattcaaaaaaaaaaatctaagcataACTACGAAACCACATGGGAGAGGATTCAGAAAAACCTTGAAAAGGGGGCAccccgggtggctcagcgggttaaggtCTGGCTTCCACCCGGATCacgatctcaggtcctgggatggagcggggagtcggcttcttcctctccctctccccgcgcgttctctctctcaaataaataaaatcttcaaaaggggggggggacacctcagttgctcagtcggttaagtgtctgccttcagctcaggtcatgatccctgggtcctgggatccagccctacgtGTTCGGCTGCCTACTCAgcccggagcctgcttctccctctgcctgctgctccccctgcttgtgttctctcactctctgtcaaataaataaaatctttttaaaaaatgaaaataaaaaggttaaaaaatgaaagctgaaaATTTGGAGCCCCAGCTTGTCAGCTCCCAGAGCTCTCTCCCAGTCCTGCCTTCACAGTTTAAATGTTACCTTGGATTTTAAAGAGGGTCAAGTGAGGTAAGGTTTGTGAACACTTTGCAGATTGTGAAAGCTCCTCAGAAATACAGAAGTGCTGGCATCCCACTCCTCCTTCCATCCCTAACCACGGTCCCCatagatgttctttatatatgtatataaataatatatatatatatgtaaactggattttttttaaagatctacttattttagagagagaaagagagtggggggaggggccaagggagaatctcaagcacactccctgctgagcctggagccctgagtggtgctggatctcacaaccctgagatcacgacctgagctgaagtcaaagagtccaacatgcttaaccgactgagtcacccaggcgcccctataaacaGGATATTTTAGCAGTAgagtgacattttttttaagattttatttgtcagagagaaagagcgcacacgcaggggaagcggcaggcagagggaggagcagactccccgctgagcagggagccccatgcgggactcatcccaggactctgggatcatggcctgagctaaagccagatgcttacccgactgagccacccaggtgcccagcaatgcgatattttttattcacttggGGTTTTTTCCTTATCAGTACTTCCTaattttccttcactgtgcataTATTGCTTATGTGCTGTGGAAAAGCAGTATTATAAAAGTTAACATATAAAATCCTTCTTGAttgaaggaaagaccaaaaaatgaaaaatttgtcaAATTATAAAGTGGGATTATGTAAAATTTTACacattcctttaacttttaaaacttatttagtAATAAAACTGCCCTCCATTCCCTGcctaaaagaaaaagttcataAATAGTGTATAAGGCCCCCAACCACCCCCAGGCAACGAAAAAACACAaactgccttcctcctccctgttccCACCCCTGGGGGCCCCAGCTGCCCCTGGAAAACCTCCTCAACATGCTGAGCAGGTCCATGGGCCCCGTTCCTGAGACAGGAGGCAAAAAGCAGAGAGGCTGCTGTTATCAGTCACTTTATTGCATCCAGGATATATCAGAGGCCGGACTACCCCTACCTCCAGCCCTGCTGAACTCCCTTCAGTACCTCTTTGGCCTTTGTAGAGggttttctctctgcctggaatgcccttcttcatctgcAAACTCCTATTCACCCTTCCCAACCCAAGACCGTGAGGGTGGCAGGCAGCACTGACTAGTCCTCCTCCGTGCGTCCCTTGACAGGTCATTCGAGTATCAGAGCTCTCATCATCCTGCGTGTGTGCGTGGATTCACAGCACCCAGCTGGTAGCCTGCCTCTGAGCAGAGGCCCAGGAAATACTGAATGGATAACTGAATCATGAACAaggaaagcaggagagaggctgggaacAGGGTGTGTTGGACACAGAACCAGAGCTAGAAAAGCTGGGGCTCCCTCTGTGGGACGGTGACTGAGGAGGTATGGGCACTGGGTGGGATCCATTTCTACCTAGCACAATCTTCTACCTTTGAAGACTCCCTGGAAGTCCAAGACTCCAGGCTGGAGCTCAAGGAATGGTAAGACCCTACATACATTTGgggcctgccccttcccccccagtgAAATCTGGGTAGAGGCGGGGCTGCTGAAGCCTCTTCTGCCTCTGGCCTAAATTCTGCCTTCACCCTCTCTCAGATAACCTGGAAGCTCCCAACCAGGCCCCTGGCCCCAGTGACCCCCGATCCTCACCCCTAGTGAGAGGCAATGGGGAGAGGCAAGATTGGTTGGCCCACATCtttatctcttttcctctcccagggcagggggctggggcagacCCCGGAGTGGACCCCAGCAGCTCCCGGCCAAATCCCCAAATCCGAGGACTGGCTGGTACCACTTCTGGCAGCTGAGGCGTTCACAGAATGTCACCGCGGGCCAGAGACAAACAACTTTACCAGGCCTTGTTCCCCTCTGGAGCCAAGCCGGGACCCCAGggctcccactctccctccctcccagccgccaccccccaacccccccttcACTGGGTCTTCCGGTGCAGTTTGCGCCACACCAGCTGGCTCAGGAGGAACGCCGTCAGCACACTGCTGCCCACGGTGAGCAGGAAGAGGCCAGAGAAGTTGTGGGGCCAGCGGGTGTGCAGAGGCTCATAGATGGGCCGCCGGGCCTCGTAGTCCAGGGCCACGGCCTCCAGCTGAGCCAGCGTGCACAGCACCAAGAACACGTGGAAGAGCTGGTGCCCCTGCCCGAAGAGGTGGCAGCTGCCGGGAAACCAGCGCTCGGGCACGAAGGCTGAGAAGAAAGCCGCGGCCAGCAGGAAGAAGACCACCTGGCACTTGTGGTAGAGAAGAGCGGGGTCATCCGCGGTCGGGTCGGGGGTCACCAGGATGCGGTGCACCACGGGGCTGATGTCCAGCGCGTAGGCCAGCGCCGACGGCACCTCCTGGCAGGTGCGGCCCAGCAGGCCAGGCTGCTGGCTATACTTGCTGTAGCAGGAGCCGGTGCAAGACAGCCAGGCGAGAAAGGCGGCGGCGGGCAGGAAGGCGGTCTGCACCCGCGCGTGCCAGGCGGGCTCGATGGCGTAGTAGAAGTGCGCCAGGGCGCTGCCGAACTGGTACACGGCCACGCCCACGTAGTCCAGGAAGAAGAAGCTATAGTGCCAGAACTCGGACTTGGCCTGCAGGAGGTGGGCCAAGGCGCTGAGGGAGAGGTAGGTGAAGGAGGCAAGGACGATGATGAAGAGGGGCAGGGCGTGGGGGTCTCCCCAGAAGTCCACGGTCCCCGCGAAGACGGCCAGCcgcagcagcagcaccagcgCGGCCAGCAGGTGGGTCCAGACGTTCACCGCCTCGTTGTGCTGCTGGAACAGCGTCCGGAAGTAGAAGCGCCAGGTCTGATGCAGCGGCCGGTAGCCCACGTAGATGTACGGCTTCCAGAAGAGCGGTGGCACCTCCGCCCGGTCCACCGTGAAGACGGGCTCTGGCTGCCCCGAGGGCTGCGGCTCCCGGTGGGCCTGCCGCAAAGCGGGCAGGAGATGGCTGAGCTTCTGGGCCACCATGGTGGCCATGGCTGTGGGCCAGGCAGGTAGCTGGGAGAGAGGCCAGAGAGCGAAGTCAGGGGACCCTGGCCCACCGTGAGCAGCAGCTGGGAGGCTCTGGAGCCCAGTTCTTACTCCCTCCTTCCCGccccctttatccctacactgaGTTTCCGGAGAGAACAGTCATCCTACGCCAGATCGCAGCTCTGCCCCCACAACTTTTCTGCACCCTGATGTAtcccaagtgcctagaacagtgcctggcgtgcagtaggtgctcaatcaatGCTTGAGGAATGAATGGAGGCGGCTCACTGCCTCAGCCACTTCCATTCCAGTCTAGGTCCACACGGCAGCCCCTGCTGCTTTCTCCTGTGTTCATGTCGCCATCTGCATTCACCTGCTGGGGACGGTGACCTTGCTAACAGACCCGCTGCCTCCACCTTTAGCCCCTTGGGAGTGGCAGAGTCTCCCACTGACCATCAGCCTCCAGGATCTGGTCCCTGCTACCTCTTCCTGCCCTATTGCTCAGCCACAATGCACTTCCAACCCAGCCACGGCCTCGCCACACCCCTCAGCCTGTTTCACACGGCCTGAGGTTTACGcaagctgttccctctgcctgagacAGTCTCCTCATCTTGCCTACCTGGTAAACTCCTAATCATCCCTCAAAACCCGTTCTTCCGTGATACTTTCCCTGGTCCCCTGAACTTCTGATGATGACCTCTCTACTTGAGTGCCTACCATAAGATACCCATCTTTTAACCATTATAACATTTCTTATGGGCATTAAAATCGTTAATGTGAGCTCATGAAGGGTAGGCAGTTAGTCTCATTGTTTTGTGAACCTGTGATGCTTAGCGGGTAGCAGGCACTCAATGTTTGTTAAACCAAAGAGCGTAACAGCATCCCGATAACACTTCATACCCTTGAACTCCCCAACTTCAaaggtgcccccccaaaaaagccacttttttcccctgaaagtcCCCAGTAACAACGGATTCAATAAAAACAGCCCTTTCCCTCAGCCACACCTCGACTCAAAAGATCCCTCCTCCAGACTTTCCACTCCCACCACGGCTGCTAATTCCAAAGAAATCAAATCTAACCCTTTACCCTGGCATTCAAGACCCTGCTCCTACCCTTATTTCCTACCTAAGCCAAACACCACAACCTCTTCCAACCTCCCTCGCCTCCACTGAAATCCTTTAGGGCCAGTTCAAACTGCCACCTCCACGGGGCCTCCTTactgcaccccccaccctgtcTACTCCCCGTCTACTCCCCCTGTACAGGTTATAGAATGTACCATATAATgcatattcattcactcatttgctcACTTAGCAAACACTGAGCCTCTCCTCTGcctcaggccctgtgctgggtccaggggagggcagagaggaaaaagatTTGATCCTGCCCCCAGGAACTTCATGGTATGGTGGCAATTATcgaaaggaaaacaaatcataGCAAATGCTTTCACAGTGCTTGCGATGTGCCAGACTCCCAGACTCCGTTTTAAGCACTTTATGTATAATTAACTCATTTATGCTTCATAACACCCTGGGAATAGGTACTTccgttattcccattttgcagataaggaactGAGGCATAGAGATGCCCACCCACctagctaggaagtggcagaggcaCGGTCTGGACTCAGTTTGCCTTCTTAACCACTGCCCTAAACTGTCCTTTGCAAGACCAGCTGTCAAGCTCCACTAATCATTTCACAGTTATAGACTCTCTGTGTAGTTTTGCCTGAAACCAGTTGCTTAATTCAGGCTTATCATCATTCACTGTGTCATTCATTAACTCAAATATCTATTGAAACTCTAGCACTGCTAGACAACTCCCATCCCTCCAACGAGCGTATTGGACTCAGCATCCTGGTTTTCTGTCCATCTTTCATCAGATATTTATTGCAACTACCTTTGCACCAGTCATTGTAAGAGGCAAGGAGATCTGGGCAGGATAAAGCTCTCATGTTTCTGCCGCCAGCAGCACCATAATCACCCCCAAAGCCCCCCCCCAATAATTTACACACAGTCCAAGTAAATGTAGGGAGCTTGCCATGCGAAGGCACTATTAAGACAAGCCCCcagctccccctcctcctcaccctaGCCTGGCCTGCATTGCGAAGCACCCCCTGCATTACACTTCTCAAGTCAGCTCTGGTCTCTGGCCTCAACTAGTCCACTGAGGAGGCCAGAGTTAAACAAGTCACTACAATACTGCACTAGGGGTGCTTTGGCAGGGGAGTGCAGGCCTCTCCCACTTCCCATTCCCCAGACAGCATGGCACAGGCCACATTTAGGAAGCAGAACTTGCTGGCTGCTTCCGTCCATGAGAACTGCCCAGCCTGCCTTGCTAGTGGAGAAGCCAGCACTGGAGGTCCTCTCCTCCTGAAGAGGCTGGACTTCAGCCTCTCCCCTTGTCTACAATCTTGGCTTTCCAACTCAGAACCTCAGGAAGCCAGAAAAGGCCTCTGAAAGTGTCTCATGCAGCACCTTTGTTCTATACTGAGGGAACGAGAGCCCAGAGACAAGAAGGCCTTCCCCAGAGTTGCCCAATCCAGCAAGGTTTCCATTCCACCACAAGAGAAAAGACTAGGGAATGATAATGTGCGATGGTGGCCTAGTTCCTGGGTCCCTGTGACCCATTAAATCTAGTCCAGGCTCCATACCCCATTCTTAGAACTTTTCAAGTCATAACAGcctattaaaggctctgagaagttgtGCAGCAAAGAAGCCAGCTTCGCTTTGTTGAACCTCCATTTGTCAAGCCTACCTTACCAAGGATTCTTTTCCTAGTAATAATTATACAATAAAGCCAGCTGAAATGTATACTTACTATATGCTTACTCTTTATAACCTTGTTGCAATTAATTCTCATAACTAGCCTCCTGAGGTAGGTAttatgcccattttctttttaaggatagtgaaactcagagaagttagAAGCTCCTTCCCCAAGGTGCACATCCACACACGCGTGCATGCGTAtccacacacgcatgcatgcgtgtacacacacacacatacacgcacacagaGGTTACCCCGCCTCCTGTCATGCCAATGTGCATCCCACAgaactactttggaaaataatggtCTAAAGCAGGTAGCCAAGGCCTTTCCcataaattatttccttagtCTTCCGGCAACTGACATGCATCCAGGGACCTCAGTCTCCCCACATTACCAGCCACCCATTTGACACTGAGGGAACAAGAGGCCAGAGACAAGAAGGCCTTCCCCAATTAAACTGATCTAAGAAGGCTCTATCTACACCAATGAAGCCCTTGCTCACAGCCACTTCCTCAGGTGATGACAGATCCCTCAGGGCCCTTCTCCTCCACCAGACACAGTGGGGCCTAAGCACAGAACCCAGAGGCTACATACTGGGATAAAGAGATCCTGCTCCCTACTTCCTTTAGACCTCACCCAGAGGCCCCATTCCATCTGGATACG
This window of the Ailuropoda melanoleuca isolate Jingjing chromosome 2, ASM200744v2, whole genome shotgun sequence genome carries:
- the PAQR7 gene encoding membrane progestin receptor alpha; translation: MATMVAQKLSHLLPALRQAHREPQPSGQPEPVFTVDRAEVPPLFWKPYIYVGYRPLHQTWRFYFRTLFQQHNEAVNVWTHLLAALVLLLRLAVFAGTVDFWGDPHALPLFIIVLASFTYLSLSALAHLLQAKSEFWHYSFFFLDYVGVAVYQFGSALAHFYYAIEPAWHARVQTAFLPAAAFLAWLSCTGSCYSKYSQQPGLLGRTCQEVPSALAYALDISPVVHRILVTPDPTADDPALLYHKCQVVFFLLAAAFFSAFVPERWFPGSCHLFGQGHQLFHVFLVLCTLAQLEAVALDYEARRPIYEPLHTRWPHNFSGLFLLTVGSSVLTAFLLSQLVWRKLHRKTQ